One Cucurbita pepo subsp. pepo cultivar mu-cu-16 chromosome LG20, ASM280686v2, whole genome shotgun sequence genomic window carries:
- the LOC111783086 gene encoding cell division cycle-associated protein 7-like, which produces MGRLRAKSDYEDIRNARILENQERLASLGLKKTASELRSIISSAKSAKIQGRKCRHTLPRISLPLRRSDRLKQISLDSTPVHDQISYRRSDRLKRKVVQSLRFEPKEVGEKIKKRPANAPLVEIDDFDHRLSPDASARRCNSKGRGSVYDPVYGICCHFCRQKKLCGEEDCKRCGNLDMDEPCIGKTDCSVCHSSNGVFCRACLKVRYGEEMEEVIENKKWMCPHCVEKEGTNPHWICNSSLCLKKRKMAPTGLAIYRAREMGYESVAHLLMDELKRANR; this is translated from the exons ATGGGAAGACTCAGAGCAAAAAGCGACTATGAAGATATCAGAAACGCTCGCATTTTAGAGAATCAG GAGCGATTGGCGTCGCTAGGGTTGAAGAAGACCGCATCCGAACTTCGTTCTATTATTTCCTCTGCAAAATCTGCGAAGATCCAAGGGAGAAAATGTCGCCACACACTTCCCCGgatttctcttcctcttcgtCGCTCTGATCGATTGAAGCAGATTTCACTGGACTCCACTCCGGTGCACGACCAGATTTCTTACCGGAGATCCGACAGATTAAAAAGGAAGGTAGTTCAGAGTCTAAGATTCGAGCCTAAAGAAG TGGGGGAAAAGATTAAGAAGAGGCCTGCAAATGCTCCTTTGGTGGAAATTGATGACTTCGACCATCGGCTTTCGCCGGACGCTTCGGCACGGAGGTGTAATAGTAAGGGACGGGGGAGTGTTTATGATCCTGTTTATGGAATTTGCTGCCATTTCTGCAG GCAGAAGAAACTCTGTGGTGAAGAAGATTGCAAGAGATGTGGTAATCTCGATATGGATGAACCATGTATCG GGAAAACTGATTGCTCCGTTTGCCATTCCTCCAATGGTGTGTTCTGCCGAGCTTGTCTGAAGGTCAGATATGGCGAAG AAATGGAAGAAGTGATTGAGAACAAGAAATGGATGTGCCCTCATTGTGTGGAGAAGGAAGGAACCAACCCTCATTGGATATGCAACAG TTCATTGTGCTTGAAGAAGCGCAAGATGGCTCCCACAGGGCTTGCCATTTACCGAG CTCGAGAAATGGGTTACGAATCTGTTGCACATCTGTTAATGGATGAGCTTAAGCGAGCAAACAGATAA
- the LOC111783085 gene encoding DEAD-box ATP-dependent RNA helicase 27-like has product MVVLDENVPCSSEAVAMNKRRKRKRTKKNIPSTGAEESELQNPMEGEEEEEGDAEGNVPEEKVKEEEKKNKKRKSKMKKGELYENTSDGEGKDGVEGEVEKDKEKKNEKKKVKTDGSGIMSTVSFDSLELSEKTLRAIKDMGFEHMTQIQARAIPPFLVGKDVLGAARTGSGKTLAFLIPAVELLHHICFTPRNGAGVIVICPTRELAMQTHEVAKELLKYHSQTLGLVTGGSSRQAEADRITKGVNLLVATPGRLLDHLQHTKNFVFKNLKCLVIDEADRILETNFEEEMKQIIKLLPKNRQTALFSATQTQKVEDLVRLSFQSTPVYIDVDDGRTKVTNEGLQQGYCVVPSAKRFIVLYSFLKRTLSKKVMVFFSSCNSVKFHADLLRYIKVDCMDIHGKQKQQKRTSTFFAFNKAETGILLCTDVAARGLDIPAVDWIVQYDPPDEPKEYIHRVGRTARGEGSKGNALLFLIPEELQFLSYLKAAKVPVKEYEFSDKKLANVQSHLEKLVGSNYYLNQSAKDAYRSYLLAYNSHSMKDIFNVHRLDLQGIAASFCFSNPPKVNLNIDSSASKFRKKTRQVEGSRNRFSESNPYGRNNADDERQFVRY; this is encoded by the exons ATGGTGGTACTGGACGAGAATGTTCCATGCTCATCAGAGGCCGTGGCAATGAACAAAAGGCGCAAAAGGAAGAGAAcgaagaaaaatattccttcaACAGGTGCGGAAGAATCAGAACTTCAAAACCCAATggaaggtgaagaagaagaggaaggagaTGCGGAAGGTAATGTACCAGAGGAGAAAGTgaaagaagaggagaagaagaataaaaagagGAAGTCGAAAATGAAGAAGGGCGAGTTGTATGAAAATACCAGTGATGGCGAGGGAAAGGATGGTGTTGAAGGGGAAGTGGAGAAGGACAAGGAGAAAAAGAACGAGAAAAAGAAGGTTAAGACTGATGGATCGGGAATTATGAGTACCGTTTCATTTGATTCGCTTGAGTTGTCGGAGAAAACTCTCCGAGCGATTAAGGACATGGGATTTGAGCATATGACTCAG ATTCAAGCTAGAGCAATTCCACCTTTTCTGGTTGGCAAAGATGTTCTTGGAGCCGCAAGGACTGGATCCGGGAAAACCCTTGCCTTTCTTATACCTGCTGTGGAGCTGCTACATCACATATGCTTTACTCCTCGTAATGGAGCTGGTGTTATCGTTATTTGCCCAACAAGGGAGCTTGCAATGCAG ACACATGAAGTGGCAAAAGAGCTTCTCAAATATCATTCACAGACACTTGGCCTTGTTACTGGTGGTTCTAGCAGACAAGCCGAGGCTGATCGTATTACAAAGGGGGTCAATCTATTAGTAGCAACCCCTGGTCGACTTCTTGACCATCTTCagcatactaagaattttgtgtttaaaaatttgaag TGCCTCGTAATTGATGAAGCTGACAGGATATTGGAAACCAATTTTGAGGaggaaatgaaacaaattataaagCTCCTCCCAAAG AATAGGCAGACTGCTTTGTTCTCAGCAACCCAAACACAAAAG gTTGAGGATCTTGTCCGCTTGTCGTTTCAGTCAACTCCTGTTTATATTGATGTGGATGATGGGAGAACAAAG GTCACAAATGAAGGGTTGCAACAAGGTTATTGTGTTGTGCCCAGTGCTAAGAGATTCATTGTTCTATATTCCTTCTTGAAGAGAACTTTATCTAAGAAAGTTATGGTCTTCTTCTCATCTTGTAACTCTGTCAAATTTCACGCGGACCTTCTTAGATACATTAAGGTTGATTGCATGGATATTCATGGAAAGCAAAAACAGCAGAAGAGAACTTCTACCTTCTTTGCCTTCAATAAGGCTGAGACAGGGATCCTACTATGTACTGATGTTGCTGCACGTGGACTTGACATCCCTGCTGTT GATTGGATTGTGCAGTACGATCCTCCAGATGAACCTAAG GAATATATTCATAGAGTTGGTCGAACAGCTCGAGGCGAAGGTAGCAAAGGAAATGCACTACTTTTCTTGATTCCTGAAGAGCTTCAATTTCTTAGCTATCTAAAG GCAGCAAAAGTTCCTGTCAAAGAGTACGAGTTCAGCGATAAAAAACTGGCCAACGTGCAGTCTCACCTG GAGAAGCTGGTCGGcagtaattattatttgaaccaGTCGGCTAAGGATGCTTACAGATCCTATTTATTAGCTTACAATTCACACTCTATGAAAGATATCTTCAATGTCCACCGCCTTGACCTGCAG GGTATTGCTGCTTCATTCTGCTTTTCCAACCCTCCAAAGGTCAACCTTAACATCGACAGCAGTGCCTCAAAATTCAGGAAGAAAACGCGTCAAGTAGAAGGGAGCAGGAACCGATTCAGTGAGAGCAATCCTTACGGGAGAAACAATGCGGATGATGAGAGACAATTTGTAAGATACTAG
- the LOC111783149 gene encoding dihydropyrimidine dehydrogenase (NADP(+)), chloroplastic-like, producing the protein MASLDFTQIRTRNPMSELALNRSRMRLPRRNRVGFRVVAAGEGQAEPDLSVTVNGLHMPNPFVIGSGPPGTNYTVMKRAFDEGWGAVIAKTVSLDAAKVINVTPRYARLRADSNGSAKGQIIGWENIELISDRPLETMLKEFKQLKEEYPDRILIASIMEEYNKAAWEELIDRVEQTGVDAFEINFSCPHGMPERRMGAAVGQDCALLEEVCGWINAKATIPVWAKMTPNITDISQPARVALKSGCEGIAAINTIMSVMGIDLKTLRPEPCVEGYSTPGGYSSKAVHPIALGKVLNIAKMMKAEFNDADYSLSGIGGVETGGDAAEFILLGANTVQVCTGVMMHGYGLVKKLCAELKDFMKLHNFSSIEDFRGASLPYFTTHTDLVRRQREAIEQRKAVKKGLQSDKDWTGDGFVKETESMVSN; encoded by the exons ATGGCGTCGTTGGATTTTACCCAGATCAGAACTAGAAACCCAATGTCCGAGCTCGCGCTGAATCGGTCTCGGATGCGTTTGCCTCGTCGAAATAGAGTTGGGTTCAGAGTGGTGGCCGCCGGTGAAGGTCAGGCGGAGCCTGATCTCAGTGTGACGGTTAATGGATTGCACATGCCTAACCCGTTTGTAATTGGGTCGGGTCCGCCGGGAACTAACTATACGGTTATGAAGAGGGCATTTGATGAAGGTTGGGGCGCTGTGATTGCCAAAACT GTGTCACTAGATGCAGCCAAAGTAATAAATGTAACGCCTAGATATGCCCGGCTTCGAGCAGATTCAAATGGCTCTGCAAAAGGGCAGATCATTGGGTGGGAGAACATTGAATTGATAAGCGACAGACCCCTTGAAACTATGTTGAAAGAGTTTAAGCAACTGAAGGAGGAGTATCCTGATAGGATTCTCATTGCTTCAATAATGGAGGAGTATAACAAAGCTGCTTGGGAAGAACTTATCGATCGAGTCGAACAAACCGGAGTT GATGCATTTGAAATCAACTTCTCGTGCCCTCACGGCATGCCCGAACGGAGAATGGGCGCTGCAGTCGGGCAAGATTGTGCGCTTTTGGAAGAGGTTTGTGGATGGATTAATGCTAAAGCTACAATCCCTGTCTGGGCTAAAATGACTCCCAATATCACTGACATTTCACAG CCTGCTAGGGTGGCTCTGAAATCGGGTTGCGAGGGGATAGCGGCTATCAACACGATCATGAGTGTAATGGGAATCGATCTCAAGACGTTACGCCCCGAGCCTTGTGTTGAGGG GTACTCAACTCCAGGAGGCTACTCTTCCAAGGCAGTTCATCCTATTGCTCTTGGTAAAGTGTTGAACATCGCAAAAATGATGAAGGCGGAATTTAATGATGCAGACTACTCTCTTTCTGGCATTGGAGGTGTCGAAACCGGTGGAGATGCTGCCGAGTTTATTCTACTCGGAGCAAACACTGTTCAG GTGTGCACGGGAGTGATGATGCATGGTTATGGCCTCGTTAAGAAACTCTGTGCTGAGCTGAAGGACTTCATGAAACTTCACAACTTCTCATCCATTGAAGATTTCAGAGG GGCTTCCCTTCCATACTTCACGACGCACACGGATTTGGTTCGGAGGCAGCGGGAAGCAATTGAGCAGAGAAAAGCTGTGAAGAAAGGCCTGCAATCTGATAAAGATTGGACTGGCGATGGCTTTGTCAAGGAAACTGAGAGTATGGTTTCAAACTGA
- the LOC111782457 gene encoding mitogen-activated protein kinase kinase 9-like: MALVRDRRQLNLRLPDLSDCRPRFPLPLPPSSAAAPAATAAAAAPAASDLEKLQVLGHGNGGTVYKVRHKRTSATYALKVVHGDCDPTVRRQVFREMEILRRTDSPYVVQCHGIFEKPSGDVTILMEYMDLGSLDSLLKKNSTLSEATLAHVARQVLNGLHYLHSHKIIHRDIKPSNLLVNKNMEVKIADFGVSKIMCRTLDACNSYVGTCAYMSPERFDPDTYGGNYNGYAGDIWSLGLTLLELYLGHFPFLPPGQRPDWATLMCAICFGEPPTLPEDASEDFRSFVECCLQKESSKRWTVAQLLTHPFVCKESRSDR; the protein is encoded by the coding sequence ATGGCTCTGGTTCGTGATCGCCGCCAGTTGAACCTCCGCCTCCCCGACCTCTCCGACTGCCGTCCCCGcttccctctccctctccctccaTCCTCCGCTGCTGCTCCCGCCGCTacagccgccgccgccgctccCGCTGCCTCCGACCTCGAAAAGCTTCAAGTCCTCGGCCATGGCAACGGCGGCACCGTCTACAAAGTCCGCCACAAGCGTACCTCCGCAACCTACGCTCTCAAGGTTGTCCACGGTGACTGCGATCCAACCGTTCGTCGCCAGGTTTTCAGAGAGATGGAGATTCTCCGCCGTACTGACTCTCCTTACGTCGTTCAGTGCCATGGAATCTTCGAGAAGCCGTCTGGAGACGTTACGATTTTGATGGAGTATATGGATCTAGGATCGCTTGATTCGCTCTTGAAGAAGAACTCGACGTTGTCAGAAGCGACGCTCGCTCACGTCGCGCGTCAGGTTCTTAACGGACTTCACTATCTTCACTCTCACAAAATCATTCATCGCGATATTAAGCCGTCGAATCTGTTGGTGAATAAGAATATGGAGGTTAAGATTGCCGATTTTGGAGTTAGTAAGATCATGTGCCGGACTTTGGATGCTTGCAATTCCTACGTCGGAACCTGCGCTTATATGAGTCCGGAGCGGTTCGATCCGGACACTTACGGCGGAAATTACAACGGTTACGCCGGCGACATATGGAGTTTGGGGCTTACTCTTCTGGAGCTCTATTTAGGTCATTTTCCTTTCCTACCGCCTGGTCAGAGACCAGATTGGGCGACTCTGATGTGTGCGATTTGCTTCGGCGAGCCGCCGACGCTGCCGGAGGATGCGTCGGAGGACTTTCGGAGCTTCGTCGAGTGTTGCTTGCAGAAGGAATCGAGCAAGAGGTGGACGGTGGCGCAGTTATTGACACATCCGTTTGTGTGCAAGGAATCGAGATCTGATCGGTGA
- the LOC111783416 gene encoding uncharacterized protein LOC111783416 — protein MALQWMLLAYTVAVEAAIAILLTIPSPKLLKQRFVSLISLILQPALFVVPFAGFQILDIYWKNEHRLMCTSEICTAAERDRYEKSIFKAQRNVILCVCACLLYWCIYRICKYNKDIESLEEVEKRYKDQ, from the exons ATGGCGTTGCAGTGGATGCTATTGGCTTATACGGTGGCAGTGGAGGCTGCCATCGCCATTCTGCTCACGATTCCTTCACCGAAGCTGCTCAAGCAACGCTTCGTCTCTTTGATTTCACTCATTCTACAGCCTGCACTCTTCGTTGTGCCCTTCGCCGGCTTTCAGATTctag ATATCTACTGGAAGAATGAGCACCGATTGATGTGTACATCTGAGATCTGTACAGCTGCCGAGAGAGATCGATATGAGAAATCT ATCTTTAAAGCTCAGAGGAACGTGATTCTGTGTGTTTGTGCATGCCTTCTCTACTG GTGTATCTACCGCATTTGCAAATACAACAAAGACATTGAAAGTTTGGAGGAGGTAGAAAAGAGATACAAAGACCAGTAG
- the LOC111783494 gene encoding UV-B-induced protein At3g17800, chloroplastic-like, translating to IVYLICIFGCNIRSSLCGTRYQFLLGFEIRLWHVCSFPPFHLCVTIRPPLHLGFRLRARLEVVMASVIRYPVGALARLNSTGGSEIYGNGLGFVRLPSLFHVPIRLCPRVSYSKLWNKKLQSRNCRSTTVKASIDAESSGSDDPIAPLQLESPIGQFLTQILVSHPHLVPAAVEQQLDQLKIDRDAEGNKEASGSGTDLVLYRRIAEVKANERKKVLEEILYALIVQKFMDANVPLISTITPLSSDVSGRVDTWSARDESLEHLHSPEAYEMIQNHLALILGNRVGDSTSVAQISKLRVGQVYAASVMYGYFLKRVDQRFQLEKTIKVLPNTLNSEEGVIQQVAGEDVRPNMGENSPPVSPHPEISSWPDHDGNGFGEFGRGIKASRLRNYVMSFDGETLQRYATIRSKEAVGIVEKHTEALFGRPEIALTAQGTIDPSKDEALKISIGCLKGLVLEAVTFGSFLWDVESYVDSRYHFVVG from the exons ATCGTATATTTAATTTGCATTTTTGGATGTAATATAAGAAGCAGCCTTTGTGGAACGCGTTACCAGTTTCTGCTCGGATTCGAAATTCGGCTCTGGCACGTCTGTTCGTTTCCTCCATTTCATCTCTGCGTGACGATCCGACCACCCCTTCATCTAGGGTTTCGCCTCCG GGCTCGCTTGGAAGTTGTCATGGCAAGTGTGATTAGATATCCTGTTGGAGCCTTGGCTCGCTTAAATTCCACCGGCGGATCCGAAATCTACGGCAACGGTCTTGGTTTTGTGCGCCTTCCGTCCCTATTTCATGTCCCTATTCGG CTATGCCCTCGGGTTTCTTATTCCAAACTCTGGAACAAGAAATTGCAATCCAGAAATTGTAGAAGCACGACAGTTAAAGCATCCATCGATGCAGAGTCATCTGGATCGGATGATCCTATTGCTCCTCTTCAGTTGGAGTCTCCAATTGGGCAGTTTTTGACCCAGATCTTGGTTAGCCATCCTCATCTTGTCCCTGCTGCTGTTGAGCAACAGCTTGACCAGCTTAAAATTGACCGCGATGCCGAGGGGAACAAGGAGGCTTCTGGTTCTGGTACTGATTTAGTTTTGTACAG GAGAATTGCTGAGGTGAAGGCAAATGAGAGGAAAAAGGTTTTAGAAGAAATCCTATATGCTTTGATTGTACAGAAATTCATGGATGCTAATGTTCCCCTGATATCTACAATAACCCCCTTATCTTCCGATGTTTCTGGCCGAGTTGACACTTGGTCTGCTCGTGATGAGAGCCTCGAGCATCTTCACTCGCCCGAAGCATATGAAATGATTCAGAACCACCTTGCTCTCATCCTTGGGAACAGGGTTGGTGACTCAACTTCAGTAGCACAAATAAGCAAACTCAGGGTTGGCCAGGTCTATGCTGCTTCAGTGATGTATGGCTACTTTCTTAAGCGAGTTGATCAGCGGTTTCAGCTGGAGAAGACGATAAAAGTTCTTCCAAACACGTTGAATTCAGAAGAGGGTGTAATTCAACAGGTTGCTGGAGAGGACGTGAGACCAAATATGGGAGAGAACTCGCCACCTGTTTCACCACATCCTGAAATCTCTTCCTGGCCCGATCATGATGGGAACGGCTTTGGGGAATTCGGTCGAGGTATAAAAGCTTCTAGACTTCGAAACTATGTCATGTCCTTTGATGGGGAGACACTTCAGAGATACGCAACGATAAGATCCAAAGAAGCTGTCGGCATCGTCGAGAAGCACACGGAAGCATTGTTTGGTAGACCTGAAATTGCTTTAACAGCTCAGGGAACCATCGATCCTTCAAAAGATGAAGCGTTGAAAATTAGCATTGGCTGTTTGAAGGGATTGGTTTTAGAAGCTGTTACTTTCGGTTCGTTCCTCTGGGACGTCGAAAGCTACGTGGATTCAAGGtaccattttgttgtgggtTGA
- the LOC111782661 gene encoding transcription repressor KAN1-like: MLEKGILVPDLSLQISPPITDPSSSFHIWKQPQVPQVDTELSLSNNSTVAVDVSPDRFQPIRGIPLYSNGLLSSSTYLNQNQPSPSQPPLNSRAFYQQPPVGRYNGITMEALRNHQQNQNQFGFHNHQSLQFGVSDFSCNDRSRSFMPRIQSRRNARAPRMRWTSSLHARFIRAVELLGGHERATPKSVLELMDVKDLTLAHVKSHLQMYRTVKNTDKQTASSEGSGEEDFLPATPTPHHEASCLLNHRRGFSASLEADVNGSAPSINNHCNSSRRAWEQASPTRSNMFGSQNQPQECYELGHPGLNLNDSPSKDLCSRHNWDN, encoded by the exons ATGTTGGAGAAGGGCATTCTTGTTCCTGATCTATCTCTTCAAATTAGCCCTCCCATAACTGatccatcttcttcatttcataTTTGGAAGCAACCTCAAGTACCTCAAGTCGACACCGAGCTTTCTCTCTCGAACAATTCGACGGTGGCGGTCGATGTTTCCCCGGATCGGTTCCAACCCATTAGAGGAATCCCACTTTACAGTAATGGGTTGTTGTCTTCTTCTACATATTTGAACCAAAACCAACCGTCGCCGTCGCAGCCTCCTTTGAATTCTAGGGCGTTTTATCAACAGCCTCCTGTTGGGAGGTATAATGGGATAACAATGGAGGCTTTGAGAAATCACCAGCAGAATCAGAATCAGTTTGGTTTTCACAATCATCAAAGCCTTCAATTTGGGGTTTCGGATTTTTCTTGTAATGATAGATCGAGATCGTTCATGCCAAGGATTCAAAGCCGACGAAATGCTAGGGCTCCGAGGATGCGTTGGACTTCCTCTCTTCATGCTCGTTTCATTCGTGCTGTTGAGCTCCTTGGCGGCCATGAAA GGGCAACTCCAAAGTCAGTGCTGGAGCTAATGGATGTGAAGGATCTCACTCTAGCTCATGTGAAGAGCCATTTACAG aTGTATCGTACTGTTAAAAACACCGACAAACAAACAGCTTCTTCTG AAGGGTCTGGGGAAGAAGATTTCTTGCCTGCAACGCCAACCCCACACCATGAAGCGAGCTGTTTGCTCAATCATAGGAGAGGGTTTAGTGCATCTTTGGAGGCTGATGTTAATGGATCAGCACCTTCCATTAATAACCACTGTAACTCTTCAAG AAGAGCATGGGAGCAAGCCTCTCCAACAAGATCTAATATGTTCGGATCACAAAATCAACCACAG gAATGCTATGAATTAGGTCATCCGGGGTTGAATCTAAACGACAGTCCAAGCAAGGATTTGTGTTCGAGACACAATTGGGACAACTAA